AATCGCCATTGGTGGACAAGGAAAGATTTTAATCTTTAAAATTATGAGTTAAGCTGTTAAAATGGTCTAAATTTGACAACGCAATTTGTTTTCACAATCAGATTATGCGCTTTCTAAAGGCAGATTATATCTTTCCCATTTCATCAGCACCGGTAAAGGATGGGATTCTCATTCTTGACGATGAAGGGAAAGTTGTTGAAGTATTGGATCCGGCAATTGATCCTCAGAGCAGCACTCAGATTTTTGAGAAGGACGGGGAACTCGAGATTTTTAAAGGTTTGTTATGTCCGGGTTTTATCAATGCACACTGCCACCTTGAGCTTTCTCACATGAAAGGAAAGTTATCGGAAAAGCAAAAGCTTCCGGGGTTCCTCAGGCAGGTTTCTACGATGCGGAATTCCGATGAGGCAGAAATAATTTCAGCAATGGAAGCTGCAGATGCGGAAATGGTTGCCAATGGAATTGTTGCTGTTGGAGACATATCGAATAATGCACAGTCGTTTGACATAAAATTGAACAGCCGCATCGCGTATTATACATTTATTGAATTGTTCGACTTCCATCCCGATAGATCCAATGATGTTTTTAATAAAGGAAAAATGCTGTATGAACAATTAAAAGGAATTGGATTAAGGGGGTCTATAGTTCCACATGCTCCTTATACTGTGTCAAATAAATTATTGAAACTGATCAATGATTTTGCCTATGAATCCGGAGAACTGATTTGTATTCATAACCAGGAAACACAGAGTGAAAATTCCATGTTCAAATTGAAGAATGGTGAGTTGTTTGAGTTTTTACAAGGCGCGACCAATTTGTACACACACTGGGAGCCGACCGGATTTGCATCTCTTGCGTCAAGTATTGTTCATCTTCCGAAGTGCAATAAAATACAATTGGTTCATAATACTTATACTACTAGTGAGGATGTAAACTGGGCTCAATTGTATAGTATGCTGATGTGGTGGTGTTTTTGTCCAAATGCAAATCTGTTCATTGAAGATAAAATGCCGGATATTCCAATGTTTGTAAACCATGCAGCAAAAATCACTATCGGAACGGATAGCTACGCTTCAAATTGGTCGCTTTCAGTTTTCGACGAATTAAAGACTATACACAAACATTATCCCGAAATTAGTGTGCATAATTTACTCACTTGGGCAACATTGAACGGCGCGGAATACCTGGGATTGCATCATTCTCTCGGAAGTTTCGATAAAGGGAAAAAGCCAGGTGTAAATCATATACTTGATCTTGAAAGCAATACGTTCCACCTGATGGAAAATTCACTGGTTATTCCTTTAGAATAATGGAATTGGTCATATTTTTGCATAAGATCTATTACTATGAAAAAAATCTCTACACTTCTACTATTCCTCGCAGTTCTTTCCTTGACACAATCAGCTTTCGCGCAGGTTTATCCTTTCAATGATGATTTTGAAAACGCGACAGCTTTTCAAACACCTGCGGGTTATTCGGGTGACATTACAGTTTATCTTGTACATGGAACCGGAAGTTCAAAAGGGCCTACAGCTTTTATGAATAATTTTAATGCAAAGGATTCTCTGGAAACTCCTTTGATCGGCACTTTGAATTCGAACAGTGGTCTTAGTTTTGACTGGAGAATTATCAGCTCCACTCTTTATCCATCTACGACTACATCCCTTGTTGCCGGAGAAGAGTTTAGTGTGTTAGTAAGCGCAAATGGAGGAAACTATGTTTCCGTTTTTACTGTGAATGCTTCCAATTACACTCCAACATTGGATTTTGCACACGTAAATATTCCTTTGGGTAGTTTTTCGGGAAGCAATATCACTTTGAAATTTCTTGCTAAACGATCCGCTTCGAATCCCGATGAGTACTTTGCTGATTTCGATAATTTATCAGTCAGCGATACTTCAGGGACCTCTGGAATCTCATCGAACGGTGCACCAAGAGGAATTGAACTTTATCCAAATCCTGCCAGGGATCGTGTGACGGTAACATGGCCGGGAAATTCAGGGGCGCAAATATCGATGTATAATATTTTGGGAAAATCAGTGATGGAGAGAAATTTTGAAACAGGATATTCCGCCGAATTGGATATTTCAAACATGCCTCAAGGCGTCTACTATTTGAAAATTCTGAGTGGTGAAATTCACAGGACTTTAAGATTCAAAAAAGACTAATTGGACTTCTTCAAGAGCCTCCCGGATTCCGGGGGGCTTTTTTATTTTGATGATGCTTGTCATAAACGGGGAATTCTTTCAGGTGTAGTTTTGAGAAAAATCCCAT
This DNA window, taken from Bacteroidota bacterium, encodes the following:
- a CDS encoding amidohydrolase family protein yields the protein MRFLKADYIFPISSAPVKDGILILDDEGKVVEVLDPAIDPQSSTQIFEKDGELEIFKGLLCPGFINAHCHLELSHMKGKLSEKQKLPGFLRQVSTMRNSDEAEIISAMEAADAEMVANGIVAVGDISNNAQSFDIKLNSRIAYYTFIELFDFHPDRSNDVFNKGKMLYEQLKGIGLRGSIVPHAPYTVSNKLLKLINDFAYESGELICIHNQETQSENSMFKLKNGELFEFLQGATNLYTHWEPTGFASLASSIVHLPKCNKIQLVHNTYTTSEDVNWAQLYSMLMWWCFCPNANLFIEDKMPDIPMFVNHAAKITIGTDSYASNWSLSVFDELKTIHKHYPEISVHNLLTWATLNGAEYLGLHHSLGSFDKGKKPGVNHILDLESNTFHLMENSLVIPLE
- a CDS encoding T9SS type A sorting domain-containing protein, with product MKKISTLLLFLAVLSLTQSAFAQVYPFNDDFENATAFQTPAGYSGDITVYLVHGTGSSKGPTAFMNNFNAKDSLETPLIGTLNSNSGLSFDWRIISSTLYPSTTTSLVAGEEFSVLVSANGGNYVSVFTVNASNYTPTLDFAHVNIPLGSFSGSNITLKFLAKRSASNPDEYFADFDNLSVSDTSGTSGISSNGAPRGIELYPNPARDRVTVTWPGNSGAQISMYNILGKSVMERNFETGYSAELDISNMPQGVYYLKILSGEIHRTLRFKKD